In the Methyloterricola oryzae genome, CCCCGCCGACCCGCTCGCCGCCTTCACCCTGACCAGCGCGGCCAACATCCTGGAAAAGCTGCAGACCCTGCAGCGGAACGGAACCCTGCTGAGCATCGGCTGGGACGACTCAGGCGCCAGCGTCACCTCCACCCTCATCAAACTGCTTCCGCAAAAAGGCCTGATGGCCCTGGAAACCCCGCAACAGATGCCGGCACAACTGTGCGAGGCCGCTCTGCTGTCGTTTTCCGCCTCGGTGCAGGGAGCCGACGTGCGCTTCACCTGCGCGCGCCTGCGGGAAGCCACCCTCGACGGCCAGGACGTGCTGGCGGCGCCGATTCCCGCGGCCATGATCTGGGTCCAGCGCCGCGAGAACTACCGGATCTCGCTGCCGCGCGCCGCACCGGTGCTGTGCCGGGTTCCCCTGCCCAACGACGAGATCGCTGAATT is a window encoding:
- a CDS encoding flagellar brake protein; the protein is MTEPSPADPLAAFTLTSAANILEKLQTLQRNGTLLSIGWDDSGASVTSTLIKLLPQKGLMALETPQQMPAQLCEAALLSFSASVQGADVRFTCARLREATLDGQDVLAAPIPAAMIWVQRRENYRISLPRAAPVLCRVPLPNDEIAEFEVLNISLLGLALLDKSGRLDYWGRVGQVFGNCALLIDGLREERVSLEIRNKRNTARSQGRSAVTRVGFAFRDMSRSFARQLQRYVAALERERARRDA